In one Brassica oleracea var. oleracea cultivar TO1000 chromosome C9, BOL, whole genome shotgun sequence genomic region, the following are encoded:
- the LOC106315874 gene encoding monothiol glutaredoxin-S2, whose product MEMVTRMVLERPVVIYSKSLCCMSHTVKTLLCDFGANPAVYELDEVSRGREIEQALLRLGCSPAVPAVFIGGELVGGANEVMSLHLNGSLIPMLKRAGALWV is encoded by the coding sequence ATGGAGATGGTCACGAGGATGGTTTTGGAGAGACCAGTGGTGATATACAGCAAAAGCTTATGTTGTATGTCCCACACGGTCAAGACATTGCTCTGCGATTTCGGAGCGAATCCAGCCGTTTACGAGCTAGATGAGGTATCAAGAGGGAGGGAGATTGAGCAGGCCTTGTTGAGGCTTGGGTGTAGCCCAGCGGTTCCAGCGGTTTTTATTGGAGGAGAGTTAGTTGGTGGAGCCAACGAGGTCATGAGTCTTCACCTTAACGGCTCATTGATCCCTATGCTTAAGAGGGCTGGTGCATTGTGGGTTTGA
- the LOC106318723 gene encoding acyl-CoA-binding domain-containing protein 4 isoform X2, translating into MFSFSKRRMKLGRVKVQLSDSAQGTKSPLRVTKRVDNSTNEAAALAATSHSDELDFQPSSGNSENWMGLSVGGDKPAPRFNHAAAAIGNKMIVVGGESGNGLLDDVQVLNFDSFTWSTVSSKVYLSPSSLPLMIPSWKGHCLVSWGKKVLLVGGKTDPSSDRVSVWSFDTESECWSLMDAKGDIPVSRSGHTVVRASSVLILFGGEDSKKRKLNDLHMFDLKSSTWLPLNCTGTRPCARSNHVATLFDDKILFVFGGSGKNKTLSDLYSLDFETMVWSRIKIRGFHPSPRAGSCGVLCGNKWYITGGGSRKKRHAETLVFDILKVEWSVASISSQSSITANKGFSLVLLQHKDKDFLVAFGGTKKDPSNQVEVFTIDKNKSESPTTHHQTTSKKNTGRLLFGKRSSSSAVLTVDESVKASSQRLIDSVARQKLASAIEDHGGSGRRSLSEITFADYHAPSSGNVSLRKQFSTEEEYRAVVEPPAKSSEEEKITDEDNGGGAKIAAEKTLSTVSDRELHKQTSESFPFAHIDDALIFPEMDNAATLASSSSVYQFHEAKMTALIRRNGILEGQLEAALAGREAAERNVSVALRSKQESDKKLSDALRDVELLKEKLTGLELAQDEANSLSNMVHSDNVRLEHDVAFLRAVLDDTQKSTRGVLAGERARAFQLQVEVFHLKQRLQSLENRAATPRKPFHV; encoded by the exons ATGTTCAGCTTTTCAAAGAGGCGCATGAAGCTTGGCAG AGTTAAGGTACAGCTCTCGGATTCTGCTCAAGGCACTAAGAGTCCTTTGCGTGTGACCAAACGCGTTGATAACTCTACT AATGAAGCTGCTGCTTTGGCTGCAACTAGTCATTCTGATGAACTTGATTTCCAGCCTTCATCTGGTAACTCTGAAAACTGGATGGGCTTGTCTGTTGGTGGAGATAAACCAGCTCCACGCTTTAAT CATGCGGCGGCAGCTATTGGTAACAAAATGATAGTAGTTGGTGGTGAATCTGGTAATGGCTTGTTGGATGATGTTCAG GTGCTGAACTTTGATTCATTTACTTGGTCCACGGTGTCTTCAAAAGTGTACTTATCGCCAAGTAGTCTGCCTCTCATGATCCCTTCCTGGAAAGGCCATTGCTTG GTCTCTTGGGGTAAGAAAGTGCTATTGGTCGGTGGAAAAACAGATCCCAGCAGTGATAGAGTTTCAG TTTGGTCATTTGATACTGAATCCGAATGCTGGTCACTAATGGATGCAAAGGGAGACATACCG GTCAGCCGCAGTGGTCATACAGTGGTGAGGGCTAGCTCGGTACTGATCCTTTTCGGAGGTGAAGATTCTAAGAAGAGGAAACTAAATGATCTTCATATGTTTGATCTCAAATCATCTACATGGCTTCCTCTTAACTGCAC AGGAACAAGGCCGTGTGCAAGATCAAATCATGTAGCCACGCTATTTGATGACAAAATTCTGTTTGTGTTTGGAGGTTCTGGCAAGAACAAAACACTTAGTGACTTATACTCACTCGACTTTGAAACC ATGGTATGGTCAAGAATTAAGATTAGAGGGTTTCACCCGTCCCCAAGAGCTGGCAGTTGTGGAGTTCTTTGCGGTAATAAGTGGTATATAACCGGAGGTGGAAGCAGAAAGAAGA GACATGCAGAGACATTAGTCTTTGATATTCTAAAGGTCGAGTGGTCTGTGGCAAGCATCTCCTCTCAATCTTCCATCACAGCTAATAAG GGATTTAGTCTAGTTCTTCTGCAACACAAGGATAAAGACTTCCTTGTAGCTTTCGGAGGAACTAAAAAAGACCCTTCAAACCAG GTGGAGGTTTTTACCATCGACAAGAACAAGAGTGAATCACCAACAACACACCATCAAACAACTTCCAAGAAGAACACTGGCCGGTTACTGTTTGGGAAACGATCTTCTTCCTCGGCTGTTTTAACCGTTGATGAATCTGTCAAGGCCTCTTCTCAGAGGCTGATTGATTCCGTTGCCAGACAGAAACTTGCTTCTGCCATTGAGGATCACGGTGGCTCCGGCAGAAGGTCTTTATCAGAGATTACTTTCGCTGATTATCATGCTCCATCTTCTGGAAACGTCTCTTTGCGCAAACAGTTCAGCACAGAGGAAGAGTACAGAGCAGTAGTTGAACCACCTGCAAAGTCCTCAGAAGAAGAAAAGATTACAGATGAAGACAATGGAGGTGGAGCAAAGATCGCAGCAGAGAAAACACTATCTACTGTCTCTGACCGTGAACTCCACAAGCAAACCTCTGAATCGTTTCCTTTTGCACACATTGATGATGCATTGATATTCCCTGAAATGGATAATGCTGCCACTTTAGCATCATCATCGAGCGTGTACCAGTTCCACGAGGCAAAAATGACGGCTCTCATAAGAAGAAATGGGATTCTTGAAGGGCAGTTAGAAGCAGCGTTGGCCGGAAGAGAAGCGGCTGAGAGAAATGTGTCGGTTGCGTTGAGGAGCAAACAAGAGAGTGATAAGAAGCTCTCTGACGCCTTGAGAGATGTTGAGTTGCTTAAGGAGAAGCTCACCGGGCTAGAGTTAGCACAAGATGAAGCTAATAGTTTGTCAAACATGGTTCATTCCGACAATGTCAGGCTCGAGCATGATGTAGCGTTCCTAAGAGCTGTCCTAGACGATACACAGAAG TCAACAAGAGGTGTTCTTGCAGGAGAAAGAGCAAGAGCGTTTCAGTTGCAGGTTGAAGTGTTTCATCTGAAGCAAAGGCTACAGTCTCTGGAGAACAGAGCTGCTACACCAAGAAAGCCTTTCCATGTCTAA
- the LOC106318723 gene encoding acyl-CoA-binding domain-containing protein 4 isoform X1: MFSFSKRRMKLGRVKVQLSDSAQGTKSPLRVTKRVDNSTNEAAALAATSHSDELDFQPSSGNSENWMGLSVGGDKPAPRFNHAAAAIGNKMIVVGGESGNGLLDDVQVLNFDSFTWSTVSSKVYLSPSSLPLMIPSWKGHCLVSWGKKVLLVGGKTDPSSDRVSVWSFDTESECWSLMDAKGDIPVSRSGHTVVRASSVLILFGGEDSKKRKLNDLHMFDLKSSTWLPLNCTGTRPCARSNHVATLFDDKILFVFGGSGKNKTLSDLYSLDFETMVWSRIKIRGFHPSPRAGSCGVLCGNKWYITGGGSRKKRHAETLVFDILKVEWSVASISSQSSITANKGFSLVLLQHKDKDFLVAFGGTKKDPSNQVEVFTIDKNKSESPTTHHQTTSKKNTGRLLFGKRSSSSAVLTVDESVKASSQRLIDSVARQKLASAIEDHGGSGRRSLSEITFADYHAPSSGNVSLRKQFSTEEEYRAVVEPPAKSSEEEKITDEDNGGGAKIAAEKTLSTVSDRELHKQTSESFPFAHIDDALIFPEMDNAATLASSSSVYQFHEAKMTALIRRNGILEGQLEAALAGREAAERNVSVALRSKQESDKKLSDALRDVELLKEKLTGLELAQDEANSLSNMVHSDNVRLEHDVAFLRAVLDDTQKELQSTRGVLAGERARAFQLQVEVFHLKQRLQSLENRAATPRKPFHV, translated from the exons ATGTTCAGCTTTTCAAAGAGGCGCATGAAGCTTGGCAG AGTTAAGGTACAGCTCTCGGATTCTGCTCAAGGCACTAAGAGTCCTTTGCGTGTGACCAAACGCGTTGATAACTCTACT AATGAAGCTGCTGCTTTGGCTGCAACTAGTCATTCTGATGAACTTGATTTCCAGCCTTCATCTGGTAACTCTGAAAACTGGATGGGCTTGTCTGTTGGTGGAGATAAACCAGCTCCACGCTTTAAT CATGCGGCGGCAGCTATTGGTAACAAAATGATAGTAGTTGGTGGTGAATCTGGTAATGGCTTGTTGGATGATGTTCAG GTGCTGAACTTTGATTCATTTACTTGGTCCACGGTGTCTTCAAAAGTGTACTTATCGCCAAGTAGTCTGCCTCTCATGATCCCTTCCTGGAAAGGCCATTGCTTG GTCTCTTGGGGTAAGAAAGTGCTATTGGTCGGTGGAAAAACAGATCCCAGCAGTGATAGAGTTTCAG TTTGGTCATTTGATACTGAATCCGAATGCTGGTCACTAATGGATGCAAAGGGAGACATACCG GTCAGCCGCAGTGGTCATACAGTGGTGAGGGCTAGCTCGGTACTGATCCTTTTCGGAGGTGAAGATTCTAAGAAGAGGAAACTAAATGATCTTCATATGTTTGATCTCAAATCATCTACATGGCTTCCTCTTAACTGCAC AGGAACAAGGCCGTGTGCAAGATCAAATCATGTAGCCACGCTATTTGATGACAAAATTCTGTTTGTGTTTGGAGGTTCTGGCAAGAACAAAACACTTAGTGACTTATACTCACTCGACTTTGAAACC ATGGTATGGTCAAGAATTAAGATTAGAGGGTTTCACCCGTCCCCAAGAGCTGGCAGTTGTGGAGTTCTTTGCGGTAATAAGTGGTATATAACCGGAGGTGGAAGCAGAAAGAAGA GACATGCAGAGACATTAGTCTTTGATATTCTAAAGGTCGAGTGGTCTGTGGCAAGCATCTCCTCTCAATCTTCCATCACAGCTAATAAG GGATTTAGTCTAGTTCTTCTGCAACACAAGGATAAAGACTTCCTTGTAGCTTTCGGAGGAACTAAAAAAGACCCTTCAAACCAG GTGGAGGTTTTTACCATCGACAAGAACAAGAGTGAATCACCAACAACACACCATCAAACAACTTCCAAGAAGAACACTGGCCGGTTACTGTTTGGGAAACGATCTTCTTCCTCGGCTGTTTTAACCGTTGATGAATCTGTCAAGGCCTCTTCTCAGAGGCTGATTGATTCCGTTGCCAGACAGAAACTTGCTTCTGCCATTGAGGATCACGGTGGCTCCGGCAGAAGGTCTTTATCAGAGATTACTTTCGCTGATTATCATGCTCCATCTTCTGGAAACGTCTCTTTGCGCAAACAGTTCAGCACAGAGGAAGAGTACAGAGCAGTAGTTGAACCACCTGCAAAGTCCTCAGAAGAAGAAAAGATTACAGATGAAGACAATGGAGGTGGAGCAAAGATCGCAGCAGAGAAAACACTATCTACTGTCTCTGACCGTGAACTCCACAAGCAAACCTCTGAATCGTTTCCTTTTGCACACATTGATGATGCATTGATATTCCCTGAAATGGATAATGCTGCCACTTTAGCATCATCATCGAGCGTGTACCAGTTCCACGAGGCAAAAATGACGGCTCTCATAAGAAGAAATGGGATTCTTGAAGGGCAGTTAGAAGCAGCGTTGGCCGGAAGAGAAGCGGCTGAGAGAAATGTGTCGGTTGCGTTGAGGAGCAAACAAGAGAGTGATAAGAAGCTCTCTGACGCCTTGAGAGATGTTGAGTTGCTTAAGGAGAAGCTCACCGGGCTAGAGTTAGCACAAGATGAAGCTAATAGTTTGTCAAACATGGTTCATTCCGACAATGTCAGGCTCGAGCATGATGTAGCGTTCCTAAGAGCTGTCCTAGACGATACACAGAAG GAGTTGCAGTCAACAAGAGGTGTTCTTGCAGGAGAAAGAGCAAGAGCGTTTCAGTTGCAGGTTGAAGTGTTTCATCTGAAGCAAAGGCTACAGTCTCTGGAGAACAGAGCTGCTACACCAAGAAAGCCTTTCCATGTCTAA